Genomic DNA from Desulfurivibrio alkaliphilus AHT 2:
CAGCATCTGCGGGAAAAGACCGTTGATCCCACCCGGAATATTGCGATCATAGGCACGCAACAGATCCGACACGTGGTAGCGCCGATCACCTTCGCCGACCACCAGATCCGTTTCACCGGCCTGAACCCAGAGGTTGGCCAGCAGCACTTTCATGGCCCCCCGGTTTTGCCGTATCGCCGCCGCCAAACCGGGCACCTGAAGCACCGGGATGATGCTGGTAAACAAACTGCCGGGGGCAAAGAGGATAATATCGGCTTCGGCAATGGCGTCAAAAACCTCCGGCGGCACTTCCGGCCGGCTGGCAAACTCGACATACACCCGATCCACCGGGCAGCGGCGGCCGGCCTGGGCGGACTTGCTTTCACCGCTGACCAACACCCCGTTGTCGTAAAGGATTTTCAAGGTGGCCGGGGTGGTGGTGCAGGGCAAGACCGCTTCCGGCAAGGCCCCCAGCATATCGGCCAGGAAACGCAGACCGCCTAAGATCGCCGCCGGCGGCGGTGAAACCGGCTCCCGTCGGTCGTCGACCTGTGCCATGGCCGGCTGCTGGTAAATGGCGGCCACCAGCAGCAGGTTGCCCAGGCAATGGGCCCGCTGCCGCAAGGGTTGCAAGTGCTCATTATTGAAAATCTCCACCAGCAACCAGTACAGGGAACGCTCCATAAAAACCGGCAGGGTGGACAACTCCACCCCGCACTGGGCCAGCACCGCCTCCGGGTTGTCCGGCAGGCGGTTGAAGCGATGGTTGAACAACTGGTGCAACGCGGCCACCACCTCCAGGGCCTCGATCTCGGTCAGCTCATACTGCTTTTGCAGCTTTTCCCTGCTGACCGAAGAGAGCATCACATGGCGCAGATCACCCACCGCGATCAGGGGCAGGTCTTTAAGCAGTTCACCGGTTGAGCCGCCGTCATCGGTGACGCAAACCACCGAGCGAAGCCTGGGAAAAAGCTGCTTCACCCCGGCAAAGGGGGCCGCCGGCCAGCCGGGATGGCGGCTGTCGCCGCCGATGATATTGGACAAGCCGGTGCCGCCACCGAAAACCAGCACTTTGGCCTCGGCGCACGGCACCCGCTTCAAGGTTTCAGTCAACTCCGCCAGAGCGGCGGCGATCTCCGGGGGAGCGCTGGGCTGGCCGTTCAAGACCAGGGCCAGCAGCTTTTCCGCTCGGTCCTGGTACGGAAGCAGGTCCAGCGGATGAAAGGAAGCGGCTGCAAGCTGCGCCAACTGGCGCTCTATTGCCCTTTGGGGCGATTGCTCGTTCATCATCATCCAAGAAGGTGAACTTAAATCCCTGTAGCGGCCATCTGGCCCCGGACTATGGTTTCCGATTCCGCCAGAGCGGCCCGTTCCTCGTCCTGCAAGGGGAACTCGACAATCCGCTCCACCCCGCCGGTACCCAAGACCACCGGCACCCCCAGGAAGCACCCGGAAATGCCGAACTCCCCTTCCAGCCAGGCGGCGCAGGGCATCACCCGTTTGCTGTCGGTGATGATCGCCTCGGCCATCTCGACGGCCGCCAGCCCCGGGGTGTAAAAGGCGCTGCCGGTTTTCAGGTGATTGACGATCTCCGCCCCACCATGCTGGGTGCGCTTGACAATGCCGGCAATGGTTTCGGCATCCAGCAGATCGCTCACCGGCACCCCGGCCACATTGGCCAGCCGTACCAGGGGCAGCATATTGTCGCCATGGATCCCCATGACCATGGCGTTGACATCCCGCGGCGCCACCCCCAGGGCCTCGGCCAGGAAGGTCCGGTAGCGGGCGGAATCAAGCACCCCGGCCATCCCGATCACCCGCTGGCGGGGAAAACCGGACACCTTGTAGGCGGTATAGACCATGGCATCGATGGGGTTGGTTACCACGATCAGCACCGCGTTGGGGGAGAAGCTTGCCGCCTGTTCGGCACAGCTTTTAACGATCTCAACGTTTTTGGCCAGCAGATCATCCCGGCTCATCCCCGGCTTGCGGGCCAGGCCGGCGGTGATGATCACCACGTCGGAATCCACCGAATCACGGTAGTCATTACTGCCGATCACCCGGCGACTGAAACCATCCACCGGACCGGACTGGAGCAGATCCAGCGCCTTGCCCTGGGGGATTCCTTCCATTACGTCCAGCAACACAATATCGCCCAGGTTGCGGCTTAAGGCCCAGTGGGCGGCGGTGGCGCCGACATTGCCGGCCCCGATGATGGTTATTTTCGCTCGTCGCATGTGTTTTCTCCTTTTTTATGCCGTACAAAAGAAATATGGGTATCCAAATTATGCCCGTTGGGGGGTTGGCCGGTGGCGCGCTGGTGCTCATTCTCGGCGGACGTCCTGTCCGCCTCCGAGGCGGCCGCCCCCTCCCGGACGTCCATGTCCTCCGGGGGCGGCCGAACCCGCACCAGCACGCCACCGGCCAACCCGGGAACCCTCCCGCGAAGTTTTCACCCATGGGGTTTTACCTGTTTGCAACTTACTCCCTGAACAACTCCTCCGCCCGTTTCAGATCGGCCGGGGTGTCTACCTCGACTGAATCGTGCTCGGTGAGTACCACCTGGATGGTGTAACCGTACTCCAGTGCCCGCAGTTGTTCCAGCTTTTCAAAGTATTCCCACTCCCCTTCCGGCAGACCTACGAAGGTCAGCAGGAAGCCTTTTCGGTAGGCATAAAACCCCAGGTGCTTGTAATAGGTGGGGCTGCCGCCGTCGGGGTCGCGCTGATGCGGGATGGGGGAACGGGAAAAATACAAGGCCCGGCCGTGGCGGTCGAATACTGTTTTGACGTGGTTGGGGTCGTTGATCTCTTCGGGCCGGATGATCCGGTAGATCAGGGTGGCCATGGGCAGGGCCGGATCAGCCAGCAGGGGGCCGGCCACCTGCCCCACCACCGCCGGATCAAAAAGCGGCTGGTCGCCCTGGATATTGACCACCACATCATGCTCATCGATATCCATGATGGTGACCGCTTCGGCCAGGCGATCGGTACCCGAAACATGATCGCTGCGGGTCATCACCGCCTCGCCGCCGAAAGCGCGCACACAGTCGGCGATCCGCTGATCATCGGTGGCCACCGCCACCCGGGAGAGCATGGGCACCGCCTTGGCCCGCTCATAAACCCGCTGGATCATGGGTTTACCCTTGATCAACGCCAGGGGTTTACCCTCAAAACGGTTGGATTGGTAGCGGGCGGGAATCACCGCCACCACTTGGGGCTGTTTTTTATCTGCGGAATCCATTATTTTGTTCCTCTAACCTGCCGAGACTTTTCGTCAAATCAAATTATGAACCGGATCCAACCGTGACCAGCCAACTTGCCGTAACAGCAACCGACCCTTCCCGGCTGGACGAGGCCCGCCGACTGGCCGAAGCTTTGGGGCTGGTGCTGTACAACCCGGCCGACCGGGAAAATGACCCGCCATCCCCGCCATCTTTGTTACTGCAATTGACCCCGGAGCGCCTGGAGCTGCGCGCCACCGACCAATTGGCTCTCAAACCGGTGTACGTCGATTTCGCCAGTGAGCAGCTTAACTATCGCCGCCGCCGGGGAGGCGGGCGGCGGGAACAACTGGCCCGCGCTGTGGGGGTCAAGGGCAGCAGGGGCAGCAAACCGCCCACGGTGCTGGACGCCACCGCCGGATTGGGCCGGGACGCCTTTATCCTGGCCGCCTTGGGCTGCCGGGTACAGATGCTGGAACGCTCCCCCGCCGTCCATGCCCTGCTGGCCGACGGCCTGCACCGTGCCCTGGCCGATCCGGCCATCGCCGCCGTGATCGGGGAAAACCTGCAACTGCTGGCGGGCGATGCCCTGGCTTTTCTGCAACAATCACCGGCCCCGGTGGCTGATGTAATCTATCTGGATCCCATGTTCCCGGAACGCGGCAAAAGTGCCCTGGTCAAAAAGGAACTGCGCCTGCTGCGCCTGCTCGCCGGTGACGACCCCGACGCCGGGCAACTGCTGACCGCGGCCCTGCCCAAAGCCGGCCGCCGGGTGGTGGTCAAACGCCCCCGCCACGCCCCCAGCCTGCCCGGGCCGCCCCCAAGTTACTCCCTGCCAGGCAAAAGCAACCGCTTTGATGTCTATTTGATCAACAGTAAGCGTTAACCAAGGGAACCAACTTGCCGGTTACCGGCCTAACGGGCCGTAATCGTTCAGCAAGCCGCTTTCACCGCCTCAGCAATCTGTTCCAGGCGCTCGTCACTTAACTTGATCGGCACCGGGTAGACCAGCAGGCGGTCCATGATGGCCGCCGATTTGGGCAGGGCCTGGGGATCGTACTGCACTCGGCGGCGGCCGTCGGCTTCCTTGAAGGGCCAACCGCTTTTAGCCAGGGTTGAGCCGGCCAGCAGATGTTCCCACTTGGGGTAGTAGTGCCAGGTGTTATTGGCGAAATAGACCGCCCCGGCGCCGTTCGCCGCCAGGGTTTCGTTTACTTTCAGGGCAGCGGCGGCATCGGGCAGGAAAAAGGCCAGGAAAGAGGCGTTGTCGCCGTCGGGGTCCAGCACGGTGCGGAAGCTCACCCCCGGCAATTGGCTTACCACCTGGCGCAGGGCCGCCTTGTTGCGGCGCTGGGATTCGATGATGCCATCAAGCTTGGCCAGTTGGGCCAGGCCGATGGCCCCCTGCAGCTCCATCATCCGGTAGTTGAAGCCGATGAAGCTGCGCCCCTCGCCGCCCCGACCGCCGGGGTTGGGCACATGATCGTGGCCATGGTCCTGGTACTCGCTCATCCGTCGCCACAACGCTTCATCGTCGGTGACGATCATCCCCCCTTCGCCGGTGGTGATGGTCTTGACCGGGTCGAAGGAGAAGGTGCCGCAAAGACCAAACGAGCCACACTTGCGGCCATTGATGGCCGCTCCCGGCGCCTGGGCGGTGTCTTCCAGCACCGGGATGCCATGGCGGTCGGCGATGGCCATGATCTCTTCCATCCGGGCCGGAGCCCCCATCATGTGCACCGGGATGATGGCCCGGGTGCGGGGGGTGATTTTTTCTTCCAGATCGGCCGGGTCCAGGTTCAGGGTGTCGTCCACCTCGGCAAAGACCGGTACTGCCCCGACATCGAAGATGGCCTCCCAGGTGGCGACGAAGGTAAAACCCTGGGTAATCACCTCATCGCCGGGCCCCACCCCCATGGCCGCCAGGGCCACCTTGAGGGCGGCGGTGCCGGAGGTCACCGCCTGGGCGTGGCCAACCCCGCAGTAACGGGCAAACTCTTCTTCAAAGCGGCGCACCTTGTAGATACCGCGTCGCTCACTGGGGAACTCGTAGCGAAACAGCACTCCGGTATCCAGCACCTCGGCGATTTCCTTCTTCTCTTCGGCACCAAACACTTCGAAACCAGGCATTCTCTTCCTCCCAGGCTCTTTATCGGCTTACCGGCCACCAGCCGGCCTCGCCGGGATTAGCAGATTATACGGTTGCAGCAATCGACTACTCCCAGCCGACCAAAGCTTCTTCATAAATTGCCATCACCTCGTCATGGTTGGGCCGGCGGGGGTTGTTGGCCACGGGCCGGGCGACGGTGAGGGCGATTTTGGCCATCTCCGGGATATCTTCCCGGGGAATTCCCAACTCTTGCAGACTGCGGGGAATGCCGACATCCTGGTTCAGGTTCCAAACCGCTTCCACCGAGGCCTGGGCCGCTTCCCGTAAATTCAACTCCGAGGTATCCACCCCGAACATCTCGGCCAAAGTGGCAAAACGCTCCGGGGCGCCGATGAGGTTATAAGCCATGACATAGGGCAGCAGCACCGCATTGGCCAGACCGTGGGGAATCTGGTGCATACCACCCAAAGGGTAGGCCATGGCGTGCACCAGGCCGACGCCGGCGGTGGCCAGGGCCTTGCCCGCCAGCAGGCTGCCCATCAGCATGGCGCTGCGCGCCTCCAGGTTATCGCCGTGGGCGTAAGCCTTGCCCAGATTGCCGGCGATAAGATCAATGGCCTCCAGCGCGTACATGTCGGAGATGGTATGGGCCTGGGTGGAAACGTAGGCCTCCAGGGCGTGGGTCAGGGCGTCAATGCCGGTGGCGGCGGTGACCTGCGACGGCATGCTCAGGGTCAAAGCCGGGTCCAGAATGGCTGCCTCGGGATAGAGCGGGTCACCATTCATCCCGGCTTTGGAGCCGGTTTTTTCATTGATGAAAACGGCGGTGAAGGTCATCTCGGCCCCGGTGCCGGCGGTGGTAGGGATCATGATCTTGGGCACGCCGGCCTTGGCGATTTTCCCCAGCCCGATATAATCCTCGGCCTTGCCGCCGTTGGTCAGCAAAATGCTGACCGCCTTGGCCACATCCATGGCCGAGCCGCCGCCGACCCCCACCACGCAATCGCATTTTTTCTGTTTGGCCAGCTTGGCCCCAGCGTCGGCCAGTTTCAGGCCCGGCTCGGGAGCAACTTGATCATAGACGGTAAAAGGCACCTTTTGCCCTTTAAGCGAAGCGCCGACCTTTTCCAGCAAACCGGCCGCCGCTACCCCGGGGTCGATCACCAGCAAAACCCGGCTGCCTCCCAATTCCCGCACCATGGCGGCCAGATCGTTGATACTGTCCACCCCGAAGCGAATCCGGGTGGGCTGGGTGACGGTAAAATTGTTTTCGCGCATGTTCAAATCCTTAACCTGTAATGGGGAAATTGGTTTACAAAACAACCAACGGCTGGTTATCTGCAACAATGTTCACCGCCGAAGCGGCGGTGCAAGTCGCGAGTTTAACGTAGCTTCACTTGGATTACACGCAAAAGATGAAGATGGATATCAGCAAATCGGAAAAAAAACGTCAGGCCGCCCGGGTGGAAAAGATGGCCGGGGAACTGGCGGCACTTTCTCCCGGCGAGATCGGCAACCTGCCGGTTGACCAAGAGTTGCGGCGGGAAATTCTGGCCGCCGGCAAACTTAACGCCGGGGCCCGCAAGCGCCAGGTAAAATTCATCGCCAAAGAACTGCGCAATAACGAAGAAAATTACCGGCAACTGGCCGACCACCTGGCCCGACAAAAAGGCTCCAAGCTCAAGGAAAACGAGGAGTTTCACCAACTGGAACAATTGCGCCAGGCGATCATCAGCGAGGCCATCGCCGCCTATGAAGAGGCCCGGCAAGAAGAGATTCCCATGCCCGACAACTGGCCCAGCCCGGCCCTGGAGCATGCCGCCGCTTTGTTTCCCGAGCTTGATCCCAAGGAGTTTCGCCTTGCTGCCGCCCGCTACGCCCGCACCCGCAAAACCACCCACAGCCGGGAAATCTTCCGCGCCTTAAAAGGGCTGCAGGAGCGGCAAAAACTGCAGCAGGCACTGACAACGGAAGAAAAAGCGGCGCCGACCAGCGAACCACAGGATCAACCTTAAGCAGGAGGCAAGCAATGGATTATCGCAGCGGCACCTGCGGTCGCGTGTTCAGCGTCCGCTTCGATGAAGGGGATGATTTTCTCGCCGGCCTGGAAGAGGTTATCCGCCGGGAAGATATTCGCAGCGCCTGGTTCTGGGTAATCGGCGGGTTGCGCCAGGCGGCAGTGGTCACCGGCCCTAAAGAGCCGGTGATGCCCCCGGAACCGGTCTGGCGGGAATTTGACCAGGCCCGGGAAACCCTGGGCAGCGGCAGCATCTTTTGGGATGAAAACGATGACCCCAAAATCCATCTCCACGCGGCCCTGGGTCACCACGGCGACACCCTGACCGCCTGCGTCCGCAAAGGCACCAGAACCTATCTGGTGCTGGAGGTATGCATCATGGAGATCAACGGCATCAACGCCTCCCGCCCCTGGTACCCGGAGGGTGGTTTCAACCGGCTGACCTTTACCGGGTGAGCACTGTTTTTTTTATTGACATAGCCTGCCACCATTATCCAATATGACAATATTAAGGTAACTCGTGCGGGGCTACAGGTTGCTCCTTGGTCGCGGGTTTTGTTTTTTTCAGACACAACCACTGGAGGCAACTGCCATGGCAACCAAATCTTCCACCGCTCCGAAGACACCAAAGAAAACTTGCAAGAGCAGTAAAACCTGCCAGAAAAGCGCCGTCCCGGCCAGCGTGAGCCACGACTTCAGCCTGATGGCCCCGGACGCCGCCGAGGTTTGCCTGGTGGGTGATTTCAACAACTGGGAAAACGGCAAGGACAAGTTGCGCAAGTTGAAAAGCGGCCTGCACAAGAAAAGCAAAAAGCTCAAGCCCGGCCGCTATGAATACCGCTTTGTGGTCGACGGCCAGTGGCTCAATGACCCGGCCTGCGACCAGCGTTGCCCCAACCCCTTTGGCGGCGAAAACTCGGTACTGGAAATCCGCTAAAGGTCATATTGCAGGGCTCATAGCAATAAAAACCAGACGCCCCAACCGGCTCTTGCCGGTTGGGGCGCTAAAGTTTGTCTCTCCAGGAGAAAAACCACGTAAACGTTCAGCAGTGCCGCAGATTGCGGCAAGCGGACCGGCGCCGCGTACCCTGGTACGCAAGCCGGGCCGATCGCCGCAAGCTGCGGTGCTGCTGGACGTTTACGACGACTTTACTTCCAACAGCGGGCCTCCGGCCTTGACCGCATCCCCGACCTTGACGGAAATCTTCTCAACTTTACCGTCGATCTCGCTTTTGATGGGAGTCTGCATCTTCATGGCCTCCAGCACCAGCAGCTGATCGCCGGCCTTGACCTCATCGCCGGCCTTGACGCTGACTTCGCAGACGTTGGCCCCGAACGGCGCCCGGTAATCGCCGGCGGCGGCCAGTTCTTCGATTTCCTTTTTGGAAAGCTGCACTTCCTTGGCCGCTCCACCGCTGCTTTCGCTGACCTCCGGCTCGAACTCATAGCGCCGTTCGTGGTGATCCACGTTGAGATAGACGTGGGCCGTACCGGCTTCATCGTGCTGCATGGGACCGACCTCCACCACGTGTTCCTTGCCGTAGTGATCGCGGAATTTGAGCACCTCGCCCAGCTTGAAGCCGCCCCGGCGCAAGAAGATCGAGGGCGGCAGGGCATAGACCTTGCCGAATTTTTCTTCAAACTTGAAAAAGGCCACGGCGTCGTTGGGGTGCTGAAGATAGTTAACCAGTTGCTGCTCGGTGGGCTCGTAGCCCAGCTTTTCGGCCAGATCGCGGCGCTCCTGCTCGATATCCATATCGGCAATCTCGTCCATACCGCCTTCTTTTTCCAGAATCTCCCGCCAGTTGGCACCAAAGACCTTCTCGTAGATCCAGTCCGCCGGCTGGTAAAAGGGGAAGGGTCCGTACTTGCCCAGCAGCAGGTTTTTCAGGTCGCCGGAGGGGGTGGAGTAGCGGTCGCCGGCCTGGACGTTGGCCACCGCCGTGGTCCAGAGGATCTGGGAACCGGGGGTCACACTCCAGTAGTTGCCCAATTCCTTTTGCACCTTGGGCAACTCATCGTGGAGGATGGTCGGCATTTTGTTCAGAAAGCCGCCTTTGGTGGCCTGCTCGAAGCTGCTGCCGGCCGCCCCGCCGGGCAGCTTGTGGATCTGGACGGTGGGGTCGAACCCCTTGAACTGCGACTCGAAATACTCGTAGTACTGGCGCTCGTTTCGCAGGGCTTCCGAGGTGTCCACCACCGCCTCCTCATTGAGGCCGATGGCCTTGTAGCCGTATTCAGTGAGGGTGTTGACGGCGGTAAGGATGGAGGGCGGGCCGTAGAAGCCGGAAAAGGCGTGGTCGGAGGCATCGACGATCCTGGCCCCGGCCTGCACGGCGGCAGTGATCCGTCCCACGTCGTTGCCGTCGGTGTTGTGCCCGTGGTAGTGGATCACCAGGTCCGGGTATTTTTGCAAAATAGCGTTCACCAGATCACCGATCCGCTTGGGGGTGCCCAGGCCGCCGTGGTTTTTGATGCAGAGCACGATTTCTTGGCCGGTGACATCAAGGATCTCGCCGACTTTCTTAACGTAAAACTCATCGGTATGCTCCGGGCCGGTGGAAAAGCAAACCGCCGGTTCCAGGATCTTGCCCGCCTTCTGCACTTCCTCGAAAACCGCCACCATGTTGGGAACATGGTTGAGGAAATCGAACACCCGCCAGACATCCACGTATTTGGCGTATTCGCGGACCACCATGCGGATCACGTTCTGCGGGTAGGGCCGATAGCCGAAGAGGTTGATCCCGCGGCAGAGGGTCTGGAACATGGTTTTAGGCATTTTCTCCCGCAGCAGTTGCAGCTTGAGAAAGGGATCCACCTGCTTGCGCAGCATATCGACATGGATTGAGGCCCCGCCGGTGATCTCCAGGGAAAAATACCCCGCCGCTTCCCGGGCCGGGGCGGCCAACAAGTCGGTGTGCAGCAAAATCCGGTTCTTGTAATCGGACTGGGACAAATCGCGGGCGGTGTTGGTCACATAGTAACCATCCGCCTTGCGCAGGGTCTCAATCGCCTCGCCGGGACTCATGCCGTGGACAATACGTTCCATGTCTATCTCCTTATCAGCTTTGCCGCTCCGGCGCATTCACCGAACCCGGCGTATTTTCTTATCGTTTTAGAAGGTACTGCGTCAAAAAAACCAACCCCGCACCGAAGGCATGTAAACGAACAGCCGTGCCGCAAGCTGCGGTGCTGCTGGACGTTTACACAGCGTAGGGGTTTTGTTGGCGATAGTGTATTTCGGCAATCAAATGCGCCAGCTTGTTGCCCTCCGAGGTGAAATCCTCGTACTCCAGCAGATAATCGTGGGTATCCAAAAAGGAGGTATTGAAATCCCCGCCTTTGAAATCCGGGTCGTCAATTACTCGCAAGTAAAAAGGAATGGTGGTCTTGGGGCCGACGATGACGAAGTTGTTTAGGCAGCGCCGCAGCCGATCCACCGTTTCGTTCCAGGAAAAGCCGTGCACGGTCAGTTTCACCAGCAGGGAGTCATAAACCTCGGGGATGGTGTAACCCTGGTAGGCGAAACCATCCAGCCGCACCCCGTAGCCGCCCGGCGAACGATAAACGGAAACGGTCTTGCCGCCCTCGGGCATGAAGTTGTTCTGGGGGTCTTCGGCATTGATCCGCACCTCGATGGCGTAACCCCGAATCTGCACGTCATCCTGGGCAAAAGCCAGCTTTTTGCCCAGGGCCAGCTTGATCTGGGTGCGGACGATGTCGATCCCGGTGACCATCTCGGTAACCGTGTGCTCCACCTGGACCCGGGTGTTGATCTCCATGAAATAGAAGTTGTAATTCTTGTCCACCAGGAACTCCACGGTGCCGGCGTTGAAATACTTGGCGGCCTTGGCGGCCTGTACCGCAGTTTCACAGATCTTGTCCACCAGGGCCTGATCGGGGATCAGCGAGGGGGCGATCTCGATCAGTTTCTGGTTACGGCGTTGGATGGAGCAGTCCCGGGAGCCCAGGTGCACCGTGGTGCCCTCCTTGTCGGCAATCACCTGGACCTCGATATGCTTGGGGTTTTCCACCAGTTTTTCCAAGAATACCGCATCGTTGGCAAAAGCCGCCTTGGCCTCGGCCCGGGCCACCGGGATTTCGGCCTTGAGCTGCTTTTCGTCGTCGATGCGCCGGATGCCGCGACCGCCGCCGCCGGCAGTGGCCTTGAGCATCACCGGGTAGCC
This window encodes:
- a CDS encoding class I SAM-dependent methyltransferase, whose translation is MTSQLAVTATDPSRLDEARRLAEALGLVLYNPADRENDPPSPPSLLLQLTPERLELRATDQLALKPVYVDFASEQLNYRRRRGGGRREQLARAVGVKGSRGSKPPTVLDATAGLGRDAFILAALGCRVQMLERSPAVHALLADGLHRALADPAIAAVIGENLQLLAGDALAFLQQSPAPVADVIYLDPMFPERGKSALVKKELRLLRLLAGDDPDAGQLLTAALPKAGRRVVVKRPRHAPSLPGPPPSYSLPGKSNRFDVYLINSKR
- a CDS encoding PPC domain-containing DNA-binding protein; its protein translation is MDYRSGTCGRVFSVRFDEGDDFLAGLEEVIRREDIRSAWFWVIGGLRQAAVVTGPKEPVMPPEPVWREFDQARETLGSGSIFWDENDDPKIHLHAALGHHGDTLTACVRKGTRTYLVLEVCIMEINGINASRPWYPEGGFNRLTFTG
- a CDS encoding isoamylase early set domain-containing protein, which translates into the protein MATKSSTAPKTPKKTCKSSKTCQKSAVPASVSHDFSLMAPDAAEVCLVGDFNNWENGKDKLRKLKSGLHKKSKKLKPGRYEYRFVVDGQWLNDPACDQRCPNPFGGENSVLEIR
- the kdsB gene encoding 3-deoxy-manno-octulosonate cytidylyltransferase — protein: MDSADKKQPQVVAVIPARYQSNRFEGKPLALIKGKPMIQRVYERAKAVPMLSRVAVATDDQRIADCVRAFGGEAVMTRSDHVSGTDRLAEAVTIMDIDEHDVVVNIQGDQPLFDPAVVGQVAGPLLADPALPMATLIYRIIRPEEINDPNHVKTVFDRHGRALYFSRSPIPHQRDPDGGSPTYYKHLGFYAYRKGFLLTFVGLPEGEWEYFEKLEQLRALEYGYTIQVVLTEHDSVEVDTPADLKRAEELFRE
- the yjgA gene encoding ribosome biogenesis factor YjgA, with product MKMDISKSEKKRQAARVEKMAGELAALSPGEIGNLPVDQELRREILAAGKLNAGARKRQVKFIAKELRNNEENYRQLADHLARQKGSKLKENEEFHQLEQLRQAIISEAIAAYEEARQEEIPMPDNWPSPALEHAAALFPELDPKEFRLAAARYARTRKTTHSREIFRALKGLQERQKLQQALTTEEKAAPTSEPQDQP
- a CDS encoding gluconeogenesis factor YvcK family protein; its protein translation is MAQLAAASFHPLDLLPYQDRAEKLLALVLNGQPSAPPEIAAALAELTETLKRVPCAEAKVLVFGGGTGLSNIIGGDSRHPGWPAAPFAGVKQLFPRLRSVVCVTDDGGSTGELLKDLPLIAVGDLRHVMLSSVSREKLQKQYELTEIEALEVVAALHQLFNHRFNRLPDNPEAVLAQCGVELSTLPVFMERSLYWLLVEIFNNEHLQPLRQRAHCLGNLLLVAAIYQQPAMAQVDDRREPVSPPPAAILGGLRFLADMLGALPEAVLPCTTTPATLKILYDNGVLVSGESKSAQAGRRCPVDRVYVEFASRPEVPPEVFDAIAEADIILFAPGSLFTSIIPVLQVPGLAAAIRQNRGAMKVLLANLWVQAGETDLVVGEGDRRYHVSDLLRAYDRNIPGGINGLFPQMLVVGMREIPGSILQNYALEGKVPIYLDRERVCRLGVSPIEAAIASQSDFDGSRVLQHDPAAVATAIRVLWGLQGAGEQEGVAAKEAAGQETSLLLNPRQQTPDGRWRQMRRRLAQLDLAPQWQPVLAEILWRHQDILPTHLDYADGLQLVPVDQWRRCQEWDNVFSFYEPGDRMIRVRADINPGSRQFEIAFLVALGQSLLGNYAAAKEKSPVTTAGRPVGYIFSLTLRPEDERHSFFSTDELVTYLELARMCRASREPVTFTRVVNGREGFTPPGLLFGLTYAWYLDNRFAPHIEYKMSITAAETSDLVPEQFRISARRQGLIDFFRQRVFWQ
- a CDS encoding biotin/lipoyl-containing protein — translated: MERIVHGMSPGEAIETLRKADGYYVTNTARDLSQSDYKNRILLHTDLLAAPAREAAGYFSLEITGGASIHVDMLRKQVDPFLKLQLLREKMPKTMFQTLCRGINLFGYRPYPQNVIRMVVREYAKYVDVWRVFDFLNHVPNMVAVFEEVQKAGKILEPAVCFSTGPEHTDEFYVKKVGEILDVTGQEIVLCIKNHGGLGTPKRIGDLVNAILQKYPDLVIHYHGHNTDGNDVGRITAAVQAGARIVDASDHAFSGFYGPPSILTAVNTLTEYGYKAIGLNEEAVVDTSEALRNERQYYEYFESQFKGFDPTVQIHKLPGGAAGSSFEQATKGGFLNKMPTILHDELPKVQKELGNYWSVTPGSQILWTTAVANVQAGDRYSTPSGDLKNLLLGKYGPFPFYQPADWIYEKVFGANWREILEKEGGMDEIADMDIEQERRDLAEKLGYEPTEQQLVNYLQHPNDAVAFFKFEEKFGKVYALPPSIFLRRGGFKLGEVLKFRDHYGKEHVVEVGPMQHDEAGTAHVYLNVDHHERRYEFEPEVSESSGGAAKEVQLSKKEIEELAAAGDYRAPFGANVCEVSVKAGDEVKAGDQLLVLEAMKMQTPIKSEIDGKVEKISVKVGDAVKAGGPLLEVKSS
- a CDS encoding DegT/DnrJ/EryC1/StrS family aminotransferase, translating into MPGFEVFGAEEKKEIAEVLDTGVLFRYEFPSERRGIYKVRRFEEEFARYCGVGHAQAVTSGTAALKVALAAMGVGPGDEVITQGFTFVATWEAIFDVGAVPVFAEVDDTLNLDPADLEEKITPRTRAIIPVHMMGAPARMEEIMAIADRHGIPVLEDTAQAPGAAINGRKCGSFGLCGTFSFDPVKTITTGEGGMIVTDDEALWRRMSEYQDHGHDHVPNPGGRGGEGRSFIGFNYRMMELQGAIGLAQLAKLDGIIESQRRNKAALRQVVSQLPGVSFRTVLDPDGDNASFLAFFLPDAAAALKVNETLAANGAGAVYFANNTWHYYPKWEHLLAGSTLAKSGWPFKEADGRRRVQYDPQALPKSAAIMDRLLVYPVPIKLSDERLEQIAEAVKAAC
- the mdh gene encoding malate dehydrogenase encodes the protein MRRAKITIIGAGNVGATAAHWALSRNLGDIVLLDVMEGIPQGKALDLLQSGPVDGFSRRVIGSNDYRDSVDSDVVIITAGLARKPGMSRDDLLAKNVEIVKSCAEQAASFSPNAVLIVVTNPIDAMVYTAYKVSGFPRQRVIGMAGVLDSARYRTFLAEALGVAPRDVNAMVMGIHGDNMLPLVRLANVAGVPVSDLLDAETIAGIVKRTQHGGAEIVNHLKTGSAFYTPGLAAVEMAEAIITDSKRVMPCAAWLEGEFGISGCFLGVPVVLGTGGVERIVEFPLQDEERAALAESETIVRGQMAATGI
- a CDS encoding iron-containing alcohol dehydrogenase, with protein sequence MRENNFTVTQPTRIRFGVDSINDLAAMVRELGGSRVLLVIDPGVAAAGLLEKVGASLKGQKVPFTVYDQVAPEPGLKLADAGAKLAKQKKCDCVVGVGGGSAMDVAKAVSILLTNGGKAEDYIGLGKIAKAGVPKIMIPTTAGTGAEMTFTAVFINEKTGSKAGMNGDPLYPEAAILDPALTLSMPSQVTAATGIDALTHALEAYVSTQAHTISDMYALEAIDLIAGNLGKAYAHGDNLEARSAMLMGSLLAGKALATAGVGLVHAMAYPLGGMHQIPHGLANAVLLPYVMAYNLIGAPERFATLAEMFGVDTSELNLREAAQASVEAVWNLNQDVGIPRSLQELGIPREDIPEMAKIALTVARPVANNPRRPNHDEVMAIYEEALVGWE